The genomic stretch TATAAGCAGACAATTATGGTGGGGACATAGGATTCCAGTATGGTACTGCGATGACTGCGGCGAGATGATGGTGTCAAAAACTGATATTACAGAATGCAGTAAGTGTAAATCTAAAAACATTCATCAAGATGAAGATGTACTTGATACTTGGTTTTCTTCTTGGTTATGGCCTTTTTCTACTTTCGGCTGGCCTGAAGTTAATGAAGAATTAAAATATTTTTATCCTACTACTGCACTTGTTACAGGTTATGATATATTATTTTTCTGGGTTGCTAGAATGATTATGGCTGGAACTCATTTTATGAATGATGTACCTTTTAAAGATGTTTATCTTAACGGACTTATAAGAGATAAAATCGGAAGAAAAATGTCCAAAAGTTTGGGAAACGGCATTGACCCTATAGAAATTATTGATGAGCATGGGGCTGATGCTTTTAGATTTACTTTATCATTTATAACTTCATTAGGAGGTCAGGATATTTGGCTTGACAGAGAACTTTTCAAAATGGGAGGAAAGTTTGCTAATAAAATATACAATAGTGCTAAATATATTTTCGGCAGCATTGAAGATAATGCTGATATAAAAGATTTAGATAATTACACTCTTGAGAATAAAGATAAATGGATATTATCAAGACTTCAGAAGGCTATTGATGATACTACTAAAAAATTAAAAGAATATAGATTTGATGAGGCTTCTCAGACTATTTATAAATTCTATTGGAATGAGTTCTGCGATTGGTATATAGAGATAAGTAAATTTGATTTAAAAGACGAAAGCAAAAAAGAAAAAACTATTGCTGTGTTATTGTATGTGCTTGAAGAGTCAATGGCTATGATTCACCCATTTATGCCTTTTATTACAGAAGAGATTTATTCTAATTTACCAAAGCATAATATTGATTCAAAGGCATTGATGATTAGAGAATATCCTAAAGCTAATAGTAAATATATATATGAAGATATAGAAAAAGATTTTAACTTAATTCAGGATATAGTATCTGGAATAAGAAATGCACGTTCATCATTTAATTTGCCTCCTAATAAAAAACTTGATGTTACAATACGTTATACTTCAGACTATTTCAAAGATACTACAGAAAGCTATAAAGATATTATATCATCGCTTTCGCTTACTGAATCATTAAATATAGTTTCTTCAAAAGATACTCAAAGAAATAAAGGCTCATTTGTTAAAGTATTTGAAGGCGGGGAGATAAATGTTAATCTTGTTGGCATAATAGATTTAGAAGCTGAAAAAAAGAGATTAGAAAAAGAGGCATCTAAATATAAAAAAGATTTGGAAGCAGTAAACAAAAAACTTTCGAATGAAAACTTTATTAATAAAGCTAAACAGGAAGCTATTGATACAGAAAACAGAAAGAAAAAAGAGTTTGAAGATAAATTAAAAGGTATAGAGGAAGTTTTGGCTTCTTTATAATTTTTATAATGCTTAAATAATATTTTTAATAAAAGTAAAATTAAAAACTTGGCTTATATTTATTGAAAAATGTAGGTCAAGTTTTTTTAATACTTAATAAAAAAATCAAGTATTAATCATACAAAAATTAATTTTTTATTAAGAAATTTCTAAGCTTTTTCTAAAGTATATAACAGAATTATTATTTTTTATTATTGCTAATAAAAATTATTCGCTAAAAGTGTATAGCAAATGAATTTGCTATACGCTCAT from Brachyspira murdochii DSM 12563 encodes the following:
- a CDS encoding valine--tRNA ligase; the encoded protein is MKHTLEGAYTPKNIEDKLYNFWKESGFFHAVMDKNKEPYSIVIPPPNVTGVLHMGHGLNNTLQDILIRFHRMLGKCTLWMPGTDHAGIATQNVVERRLKAEGKNKYDLGREAFVKKTWEVANEHHSIIVKQLEKIGCSCDWERERFTLDEGLSNAVREVFVELYNQGLIYRGKYLINYCPSCGTALANDEVEHEEVAGALYHVKYQIDGTNDYIEIATTRPETILADVAIAVHPDDERYAHLTEENVLILPIVGRKLRLVKDTYVDKEFGTGALKITPAHDPNDFAIAKRHNLEIINILNPDGTFNENTPSHYQGKTVKEARSMIIKELEELGAFVGKDNIKHQVGHCYRCHNVVEPYYSDQWFVKMKPLAEKAYKAVNDGNTKIYPERWINTYNHWMTDIRDWCISRQLWWGHRIPVWYCDDCGEMMVSKTDITECSKCKSKNIHQDEDVLDTWFSSWLWPFSTFGWPEVNEELKYFYPTTALVTGYDILFFWVARMIMAGTHFMNDVPFKDVYLNGLIRDKIGRKMSKSLGNGIDPIEIIDEHGADAFRFTLSFITSLGGQDIWLDRELFKMGGKFANKIYNSAKYIFGSIEDNADIKDLDNYTLENKDKWILSRLQKAIDDTTKKLKEYRFDEASQTIYKFYWNEFCDWYIEISKFDLKDESKKEKTIAVLLYVLEESMAMIHPFMPFITEEIYSNLPKHNIDSKALMIREYPKANSKYIYEDIEKDFNLIQDIVSGIRNARSSFNLPPNKKLDVTIRYTSDYFKDTTESYKDIISSLSLTESLNIVSSKDTQRNKGSFVKVFEGGEINVNLVGIIDLEAEKKRLEKEASKYKKDLEAVNKKLSNENFINKAKQEAIDTENRKKKEFEDKLKGIEEVLASL